tctcctcccagaattacacctctttgaatatgcaaatcaatataaatagcccttaagctcagccttctgtgaaaaggcaatgacaaaagcatggggggggagaatagaagaatttcagcaaataccaagtggaggcaaagaaaaacttactacgtgttggtttaaacagtgggataaacaacaaaaggaagttgatcgagtgacagagtgtcggagaaactcgaaagctcaagttcacaaagtcacacagtgcccgaaacaaaaaaagaagttgtcaaatatcaaagtcgccgtgaaaaggcgagtcatagcccaccgtctgagtgtcatatgaaagcttattagggtgcagagaagaaaaaggcacacagtgggggaaaaaagcacaaaatgccaactttaatcttgaaatttccactttaatcacgtagtttattttatcattaaagtagaacatcataaacttcatcttaaaatcgtttaaatttactagtttctcaatcccatcgtaactaaagtagcacgttaaatgctttgttttgtatttgatcttctatgtgctctgagtgtgtgaatcactacgtgcttccgttctttctcttcctccgacaggacacagaatccattacattcgtgatataaCATCTCTCTGAAtagttaaaatactgagaagtatatgtgatatcgttttcatgatgataggagttaaatcaggttattgtggcacagtgattgttcatgtctcatgtaagatgcttgctgcgccgtgtgcgaccttcgatgaaatactttattgcagcagtcctgtctcttttaaacgtactaatctccaattcctgtccttacttttcttcctccaagtacccaatcgccacacaatcagctctgtaatagatgttaagccatctgtaagcttacaacgacgattcttcaaaacttttaaggaacatcaaaATAACTTCagagtacgtgtttaattattctatccatctatccttccagtgtcgtgtcagcaccagcaagaatacagtgcgaggcaggaacaatacgtgaacggagcgccagaggctcactagcgctgtggcaccgtgtcctcacatgtttaattattaacaatatagattactgcggtgggctgctgctctgcccagggtttgtttcctgccttgtgctctgtgttggctgggattggctccaatatagattatttaaatcaagttaaaattttatctgtataatataataaacatattttgctgcatttcatcttaaaaattatatcgtcatcatatgtaaatacgcgctttataaagtggctcaggttgtgcaatattataactgtatctcaagtttccagtgaagtgattgtacttataattctaaacaggtctacaaggagcacttgatggactgactgagagCGTTTAGAGttcatgaaactgtttctgaaccgcgaggtccgtacaggaaagcgtttgttgtatgagagcagttcaaatagactgtgtgcatggctgaggcggcgtgtgcttgatgctgtataccaataattctctttccgatcagctactgtagatctgtgattcacactcagatacagtgatagaaatactctgagtggtgcagtgagaggaatatggaaaaagatgatccgatatGGTAACTCCTAACGCGAGCAGCtgagggaagaagaagaagaaggtggagtgagagtaacaacgctaaagcagttatggtatttggaatagtttgaccattttgtggaccattatattgttactggttaattacaatcagatgcattaaactaataaacaatatgtggttaatttcagtgtatttataaagccgagtcagggatttggatctgaaaaagaaagacaaaccacacaggaacagtagcactgctttgatgctgggtgccgccagtctgccaaaccgagcggagaacttgcgtatgacagggtatgagttaccgtggaaatgtgtgtggctttacgccaagtttaggttttatacctCGTGATTTGAGCGTTACACAACattgtttatatatgaggcccctggagatttaGGCCGTAATGTTTGTGCCCCACATTTTAGACTTCAGTGAGCTTATAAAAGCCAAAGCGCATGTCACTCCTGCTGCCTAGAGAGAGGCCTTTAAATCTGGCCCGTGTTTACATTCTCGTGACGCCTGCTTAGCTttgctttatatattttgtctttctcTGATATTGCCAAGACATTCACATCAGGCAGACCTGACCCCATATAAGTGAGCATAAGCAGCAGGCTGGTGCAGTGCATGCTGTTTAGTGCTTCACTCCCCCAATCCCCCCCACCTACCAAACAGGTGCAGGCTGGTCTGACTGACGACTTTATATCAGTCCTGAGCAGGTAATGTACTGGTGACTCTGTCTTGTACTTAATACCACCAGGACAAGCCCCCCAATCATCTTAGTTTGGAATGAGCGTGTGCTGAAAATGTGGAACTCGGGAGTTGGCTTATAGGAATGAATTCTGCCTTTAAATTCAAACAACAACTGTGATGTACTAAGACCCCCCACCCAATCCCCTACTGGCGTATTGTTTGGTTCCAAGAAGCAagagcaagaaaaaaaagtttgtcttggCAATTTAtcaaaggaaataataaaaggcattaaaatgtacatttttttttaaactaacctTGTCTACGTTGGCTCTTGTTTTAGCAGAAGTTTCAACGTACTGAACTCCCCACTGTTCAGCTTTACCCCTGGCTTCATCCACAGACACTTGCCTGCGGTCTTCCAGATCACATTTGTTCCCAACTAATAGCAGGGGTATCTTGTCATCCTCAGATTTCACTCTCAGGATTTGCTCCCTacatcaaacaaaaaaacacacattggTTATGGTCGTCAGTGTCACGTGTGACATTTAAATAGCTTGACTCTGCACTGCTGGgaaacaacattttatttctttgtaggtTATACCGTTTGCTAGACTACACCCAAAAGATTAACAAAAAACTGGagtgcatatacacacacacacagagtatacatatatatctattataaatcAAAACCTTGAGGCGAGACGAGACTATTtccatgagatttttttaagtcccGCCCGCTTGTCAATCATATTCAAACACGCCCACGgtcttctcacctctcattggtatgaatgcttttgtcagacacacttctcGCGCTCTCAACTCttctacatttttatgttttcctcactttaagttcccaataaaagatgacgtattatgtccaaatcttattgaagaatttcatcccaatgggttatcaacagaagaaatgaatttATGTGAAAACTGTCAACCAGTTACAcggaaaattggttaaatgcatatcaatagactatactaaacagttggtggtgatggtgcggaagatgaaaacatcaacttacaatatcatgaagaatatctacaactgttaacaacgTCTGGTCTTCCAGCAcaagaattactgtagaaagaaggatgtatcgtaatattattgtatgtaaaattttaacaggtgacaagaaaggtagtgcagtacatcttccgtggataacataagacacaaaaggagatcttgatatgccattcgtattaaaacatttacagattCCTGTTATAGCTTtggctatgacaattaacaaatcacagggacaaacattcaaaaaagtcgatttatttattagagagaaagaaatgaaattcactcacgggcagttatacctTGTGATGTTACAAAGtaactccaaacatggaatcaaaattaaatgtgatattggcgaaaagttaattccaaatattgtttttactgaagttttacagtaaaagtgtaagcttaaaaaatatttgcgtgttaatttcaaagccaaacagaacgaaaacgtataacgcaacgaatatcttgaacgcaacatgaaacataatttagtttcaaattattacattttatcattttgtacTTTGGTTAATTACtgactgtaatgtaaaatagttagttctattatgcatatgtaataattcccatgaaaataacaatctgtttaaattgtacatccgcttccccacgCGGGCGGCAGAGCCCCCCTtagtaatatatacatatacaaatacaattatatatatagatagatagatagatagatagatagatagatagatagatagatagatagatagatagatagatagatagatagatagatagatagatagatagatagatagatagatagatagatagatagatagatactttattaatcccaaggggaaattcatatagtGGTAACtagcccggacacaaacaggcagtcATCGTTAGTTCACcgaacacacgtttatttacaatatttacaaataaagcgccacacacaaccccaaatctccctcaaagtccaggcctcacacaatgcctttccttcttcaggccgcctccactctcctcccgagctctgttcttcttcctcccgactccagccatcgaatggagggaggcagccccttttatacacaccaggatgggctccaggtgcctcccgattagcttcagCCGGCActctccagtgtggcggaagtactggctgtgtacccggaaacacgccaggtgtccctggtcttcttccccccagcacttccgggtgtggcggaagtgctgaaggccagggctcctcaggcattggggcgccccctggcggtgaccacaggcccctattgggttgagcttctaagctctgttcccatggtccccaaaaccaccagggtggtcgtcccctcgtggtctggaggaggcgtaagccctcctccgatcctccCTGGAACGAGACAAGACCTTTAATTCTGGGACGAGGGGCccggggttggaaataaaagacaaagggtagatgacaaagtagaacatcaaagaattcaaaaacggcACAATAGACAAGCAGGGCAGATTAGAGATAatcaaagtactaaaatttgaaagtttcaAAGCAATGATAGTAaggatcgcattagcgcaaataaacggaaattattacacTGTGAACTAATGGAACAGttaaaagagatcgaatatattgttcggatttaaactttaatttggagatttgtagatcgtctaattcgtgttatcatcagggaaaagtagcgtttcttcccaatgaagaggcttatctgtgagaattaaaagatttattgtttggtctgctgcagagatgtgaagtggccgGTGTGTAGCACAGGCCATGGAGTGCCGAGTGAAGCGAGCACAgggcggacacacacacacacacacacacacacacacacacacacacagtatatatctcAGCAAGGAGAAATTGGCGATGGAAGTGCTTTTTGAAGTCCATGTGTCAGTTCAGACTGCAAGATTCAACATGGTGTGTGAGCAGACAACTTCCCCCAGACTGTCATATTGAGAAGTCCACATAACAGGACGCAGAGCACAAGCCACTcataatgcattacatttacaCCGACTTATTTGGCGGACTCCTTTATCCGAGGCGACTTGTAACATTTATGATACGGTtggtttcttttggttttccggttggagcacaggcaggtcaagtgactggctcagggtcacacagtgtcggtggcgggatttgaacccacagcctcagggtttgaagtccaaggcCTTAGCCACTAGGCTTTATCTGGCACATGCACAGCAGTTCAAAGCATACAGGTAATTGATTCGCATTTGATTGGCCGTGCAGGAACACAGAGGGTCCGATGAATGATCCTGAGTGTTTGTTCCGGGGTTTGACAGCTCATCAGTAGTGCGGTTAGTTCTCCTTGGCACAGTCTGGGTGAATATAACTTagtaaaattctgaaacaatgaCTGTAGCATTAAGCTTTCATTTTACTGACTGAAGGTTTTTATCCCAGCCACTTTACTAAACAGTCACCAATTACTGCCGATAGTAGACAGAACTTCTTTtggctttttttaattgaattgcctttttaagattcagaactcttccctttttcttttccccttaaccagaaatgaaacaaaaacgtAATGACGAGACTCAAAGTGAGCCAAGAGAAGAGTAGAGAACTTGCAGATCTCAGTTCCTGGAGGGCCACCATTTTTACTTCAGCCCACCTCTTTGTTACCTTGCTGGTAAGACGGCCATTATTTAATTCTTCTTTGTGCTCTCATTCCATCACACCAGACACTTCCAAAAGTTGATTTTCGTTTTTTTGCCAACActgttaaaatgtattacatgGGCTAGAGCAGATATTTCTTTGTTCCTTCAGAGCgttacttttcaaatattttattgtataatgaaCACACAGATGCAAGCGGGATCAAGTTGTctggctggtcatctgttggatcTCATTGTTTGGCCGAATCTTAACGTTAAGAAAGCGtctggaaagaaaacctgcagctgccGAGGCCCCCTAGGATCCCAGGACTAACaggttacattttgtttgtaagTCTCACCTTAGTTCCACCGTGGAGGAGAACGACTCGTGTTCTGTGATAGAAAAGACGAGCAGGAAGCCCTCTCCGCTTCTGAAGTAATTGTCACGAATGGCTGCATAGTCCTCCTGTCCGGCGGTGTCAAGAATGTCAATCTGGGCTTCCTCTCCATCCAAGACGACTTTCTTCCTGTAGCTATCAGCCTTTGTGGGCTCATAGTCTTCTACAAactgataacatttttaaaaagaaaggaaaaaaaaaaaaaacacacaagagtGCGGTTAAGACGGAAAGCAAAACTCTGTGCGGCCATCGACTTTAAACAGAATGCCCCTTTTGGCTCTTCTGCTAATTCACCCTGAAACTTTTTTGGGGATTTTGCTCTGTAGCTTCCCTATGCAAAGTCAAAATCTAAAGTTAAGAAATTCCCATAAAAGCAGAATGTTTGTTCACGGCACTTGGGTTAAGCAGTGGTGGACACAGCGTCTTTGTAGTCAGGCAAAAACCTGAATGGGGTGACAATGTGGTCATCATATGGGTGACGGGATTCAGATGTGAGCCATCCATCCATAAATGGTTACAAAACGGACCGTGATGTGAAATGTTACCACGACAACCGAGGACAGTGATAAGATTTTAAAGGAGTTTGGGGGCTTCACAATATATACTCAAACCCAATAGAAGATCATTATACTGGAAACAATGGCTATGAGCGGGAATAAACCTTGGGaggtgtgccagtccatcacagggcctactTACACACACAGGGCTGGTTTAGGCTAAGCAATAACAGTTGTTGAGAACCAAATGAGACCCCAACAGAAGACCAGAGTTACACTGCTGTGATGGAGGAGGCCGTCCGCTAGACGGAGCAAAACCTTCACCTGTTGATGAGTGGGGTAGAGACTGTAcgggtgcatctcaataaattagaatatcatcgaaaagtgaAACTCGTAAACAGATTTATTACACACACAGTGATAGATTTCAAGCTTTTCTTTtcatggcctacaggtaatgaaaactcaaaattcagtatttcagaaaattagaata
This portion of the Polypterus senegalus isolate Bchr_013 chromosome 6, ASM1683550v1, whole genome shotgun sequence genome encodes:
- the LOC120530738 gene encoding ras-related protein ralB-B, translating into MAATKAKNQSSLVLHKVIMVGSGGVGKSALTLQFMYDEFVEDYEPTKADSYRKKVVLDGEEAQIDILDTAGQEDYAAIRDNYFRSGEGFLLVFSITEHESFSSTVELREQILRVKSEDDKIPLLLVGNKCDLEDRRQVSVDEARGKAEQWGVQYVETSAKTRANVDKVFFDLMREVKLKKMSENKEKNGKKSGKSKKGLKDRCCLL